The genomic window CAGaatggcaataaaaaagatataaGTGCTCTGATCGTAAGCCCTCGTTCTGGAGCACATGAAAGCAACAACACAAACGACTCCACAATGTAGCTTCAATGCTCTTCAGCAAGGCTACATTACATACTAATTATTTCAACTTTCAAATTCATTTTAAATAAGTAAATCGCACTGGGATCGCGAAAGAGATGCTTGAACCTGCCACTATAACTAACGGTCTTTTGATTTCCACCGTGATCCAGTTGGACGTTCTGGCCAGTCGTCGGTCCCGTTAGTTGTGCAGTAATGTCAAGCTTTAATCTTGCACTACATGATGAAGAGGAGTGGAAAGCTGTGGCGTCAGTTTAGCATGTTATGAGTTCAAAGGCACGAGGATGACACACATGGCAACACTATAAACAGATTTTACTTTGAGGAAATCACACAAATTGTACGGAAGTCTCCATCAGAGCACAGTCACGTTCAACGAGAGCAGCTCTGATAATAAAACCAATGCCACACTGACATAACACTTGCCTGCGCCAATGATTATTTTTGTGTTAGTAGTTTTAACCACATCATGACTCCTGGTACAACAGAACAAGTGTCAAAAATTTGCTGTATGCACTCACAATCTTTGTCAACGAATAGGCCAGAAGCCAAAGCCTTTGTGTTACAATAATAGCTAATCGAGTTAGCTGGAAGGAATTCATTATAAAATAAGGTAAGTGTAAAAAACAGGTGCAAGAGCAGAGAGCAATACAACACAAATGTGCTCTGTGTAGTTTTTCTTTTCATGTGTTTGAGCTTGCAAACATtactttttattgtttctttaggGAGTATTGTTTTGTGTGTGCATCTCCTTTAGATGTGCCATACCTGAACTTTTCCTTTGGAAACAATGACCTTATATAGTCTCCTGCATATCCAGCGTATAGTTAATGCCCTAACGTAATACAGTAACTATGATAACTATGTCGGGAAATATAACTGGCCACCTCACCGGTGTTTCTTACTTTTTGCCACTACATGAAAATCACGAGCAATACATACACTGTCTGCTTGCCTCAGACTTCTCGCTTTCACCAGCACAGTGTCAGCTTTCTCCAGATAGTCTAGAAGCTTTTGCTTGGCTGCAAAAGAGAATGGGCAAATCAATAAAAGGCGAGCGGGTGCAGATGGTAACCTCTAGTTTTTCAGTACGCAGAACACACGCCAGAAAGTTCCGTGCATTTCAGAAACGCGGTATACTAAAGCGGCGCTCGATCGTAAAGCTTTCCCGATTACCTTGCGCCACGTCCATTTGAGGGGTACTAGCTTGGTCTTCTTTCGTTTCTTCGGCGGCGGGTCTGAAACGTAAAGGGCGGCTAACATGACGGCACGCAGCGAAGAGATTCAGAGAACACAATTCGTGAACAGAACACGATGGTTGCGAAACACCATTTCATGTCAGCCGCTTACAGCGAGTTGAACTGCCGGTAAAACTCGTTCATGGAGTCCACCGATTGCCGCTCCGCGTCGACTTGAGCTTGAACGTGCTGCAGGATGGCCATCAACCTTATAAAAAGCGAAAAAGACAAAAAACTGTCGGCAAACAGTGCGCCACCGCGAAAGAAACGAACGTGTTGCACGGAAGCTTTACCGGGTGAACACCGGTTTCCACTTCGACGATTCCGGGTCGCTCTCCATACCGGGATAGGTTCAGCGTGCTTCGAGTAACGCCGATATCGTTAAGTGACGCTGGTGAATTCGAGGTTACGCGAAACAGCGGTCGTTAACACCTCCTAGAACTGCAAAAGAGACGCCGGCGCAAACACTCGATTCGCAACTTCACGAGCCGGCCCGTGCCGCCATTCGATGGTTTCGGTTTTGACTGTCAGAAAAGCGTCTCGCGGTACGTCATGATTTCAATTTGTATAAAAACTTCACAAGTGTTGTGTGTCTTTCAAGCACCGAAGCTTAGTGTCAAGTTAGACTGCGGTGCGGTCTCAGATTTATTAAAGGCATCATACTTCTTTATATAAATAAAGCAAATTTTTTGGCGCATTTTTTGTGCTAACCAAGCAACCGTGAAGTGACGCCATGGCGCCGGTTGTCTAGCGTGTTTTCATCGTTCTTTCTAGTTGCTCATCGACTTGCAGTTGCCGGTAAGTGCACAGTAAACCGCTCGAGTGGCCTGATTACGATTCGCCCTAGCACGGGCGGTGTGTATCTTACCTGCGCCCTCACTGGTTTGACGCGAAAGTCGGGCATTGTGAAAGCTAACGATTGTCAGTCGAACCGGCATCTTCGACGTGCTCTGTTAAGCCTAGGCTGCCTGACTTGCTTCGATATCGCAACTTGATTGCACTCTTTCTTGCCCTCTTTCGCGCTGTCTTTTCAGACTGAACGCAACACCGATTCTTCGAAGCTTCAAGCCACAGCCATCATGTGAGTACTGCCAGTGCGggcgcggtgttttttttttttttttcttgtcggatTAAATGACGTGGTGTACGCCGATTTCTGTTTGATCGACTACTTTGGTGAAGCGCGCCGTTTCCATGAAGGGTTCGGTTTTGTGGAATTCCCTTGCAGGGCCGCGAGCCCCAAGCGCGTCCGGCCGTCGGATGCCAAGAAAGATCGGAGCCGTGAGCGCACGAAGAAGAGCAGAACGGAATCCACAAGCAGCTCGCGTTCAAGTAGCGCTGCCAGGTAAGTAACGAATCGCACGAACTTCAACGTCTCGGACTTCAGTGTCCTTCTTTAGCCCGTTCGTCCGCGCACTCGTGGAAATGCGTCCCTTACAGTCGCGCGAAACGTGAGAAAAAATAGTCGTGCAGACAGATCGAGACTTAGTTTTTCCCGTCGTGTCAAGTGGCGTTGAAATCTGTTTACGTTTCGACCACGCGACGCAAATGCGGATGGTGAGACAGTACGTAAAAGCTGCGGGTTGACGAGGCTTCGGCTCTACTAAGGCGCGTTTTGGCAGCAGCTGACACAACTGACACACGCAATGAAGTACTGTGCACACAAATGACGCTGGGCAAAATGGAATTGGCGACATGCACGCTTTGGTTAGCTCAATACAATTTACACATGATTCTTTGTAACCCTATATGACTGTTTTATAATTTTGCTTGTATCAGAAAGTTTGCCCCTCACAAATCCCTCTCACGGTATTAATACTATTAgtaaatgaaataaaacaattataaatATTGAGGCTCTTAGTATGAAGCTTGGGAAAAAATTTCATGAAGCATGTGTGTTCTTAACCACGATAAACTCGTGGTGAGGCAAGCTTTATGTGACATGCAGAGAAGATTTCTATCTTAAGCAGTGATGTTTGCTAGCAGCAGCTCGCTTGTTATcattgttattgttatttttttttaacattagCAGCAGCGGCAGTAGCTCAAGTGGAAGCAGCTCCAGCGGAAGCAGCTCCAGTGGATCGTCCcgctcatcgtcgtcatcatcttcatcctCGTCCCGCTCCACATCTGTCTCACCGAGGAGGCGCCGGAACCGCGTTTCCCGGTCAGTTTCATTTGATGCAGCTTATGATGCCAGGTTACCCAAAATGTATCATACTATTACACCAGAGGGAAGtttggcactagtgtctatgggagctgctatGCATGGCGCTGCAGCCAGCATCAGGAGGATGGGTAGTACGTGGGTTTGTCTAAGTTTTGTTGTTCAAGAAAGGGAAAGAGGACAACCACCTGTTCATAGCACGAAGCCATAAGGAAATCCGTGCAGATTTCATCCTGGTCCTTTCGCCACCTTGAGGGCtgccgcagaactcatttgcaatactttgttttcttccactttatATGGCCTGCAGCCTTGTCGCCAAACGAAGTTCAGCGAAAGATCACCGAAGCCCCACTTCCCGGGCTTTGACCTTTTCAGGGTTGCCTCGTGAGGTTCACGAGTCATTCTTTCATACAAAAGAAAACCGAAAGGGCCACGAGCATGAAGGCTAGGGAAATTCATGTACTACCCAGCATTCCTATGGTGGCTGGACGATTGCAGCACCACATTTAGCTCTAGCAAATCTGGGAAATTGTGTACCTGTTCGGAACAGATCTGTAGCATCCAGTTGCCTAGCATGTTCGCGTGTATGGTGTCAAAGCTgcctgctctttctttttttgatttGCCTCGCGCTTTATCATGTGTTGTCGATGACAGTTGTCTCTCCTCTTGCAATGCGTGCATGTGCCTGTCTGGGCTGTGGTGCTTTCCTGCCAACCACTGCTTGTCTCCCCCCGACCAACCACAGGCCTGCAAAGCCGGCCTCCTCTTCTGCACCCACGTAAATACACACGTTCATGCCTCATTGCTAAAGTATGAATGCCAGTTGTGTGACGTGTTAACCCCTTGGCGTTAACGTTTCGCTCGACCCGAGTTTCATTTGGCCATCTTGCAACAGCTTTAGTTCATGGTCAGCATGCTGTAAAGTGTCCGTAAATCATGCCATCTGAGTAGCTTTCATATTTTGTTCGTAAGAGTGTTCAAAAAAGTTTTTCGGCTCTTCATATTTAGCATTAGCCCATTTAAGAAGATCATAAAGTTTAGTTTAGAATAAGATATCACCACGCCTAGGAACACCTTGCGTAATTCAACAACTTTTTCTATCACCggctttagctttttttttttttcgaaggcttTATGCTGAATCATTATGTCGGCACGATGAAGGGTGGTTGCTTGGGAACAACACATTTTGACTCTCAATTTCTTTTACTACAGCAAGCGCCACAACAGCAGCGTAAAAGATAATTGAGCAAGCTGGAGGGATTGTCCAAAGACTACTTATACAAGACATGTGAGAGTCATATGTGAAAGCCAACGTTGGGGCACACGAAAGTCTAGCGCTCCCATTAGCAGTGAAATTGATTTGCTCAACATTTTGCTGTGCCACATTACATTCTGAAAATTTTTTGTACCCTTTTGGGCATCTTTTTGTTCCACAAGAACAACTGTCACCTAAAATTGTCGCTtctcctttcttgaaaacttggtGCTTGACACCCTCCTATCCGGAGTACAGTAATACATTGATATTGCACACGGCATTTGTAACCTTCAGGCAATAATGGGTGCACTGCGATAACTGAGTTTATTATGAAGATTACAAAAAAGGTActtgacaatgaaaaaaaaaaaattcatttgttCTGTCTTCTTCGATCTCAGTTGTACAGCCCTCATCGCGACCTACCAGCTAGTGTGTTGAATTGGGCTTATTGGTGTATTGGAGCACGAGGAACGATCAGCAAATGAGATGCTAGATGCACAGGACACTTGAATGCTACTCACAATAACTTTAATGCCCTGATGTACAATACTAAGTGCCTTAGCACATCATCAACCACGTGTCGTTTTTGGCAAGCAAATCACAAGATACGCATTTTTGGCCCCCCCTTTCCATGAATATCTCGGGCTTGTCTTGTACTCTGATTGCGAAAAATTACATGCTGTTTGAGACATGCTACTCAAGGTACTTATGTTCAGTACCCAAAGGAATTAAACTCACTGCTGTGAGTAGCGGCTGTGCGTCTCTCGGGTCTTCCTGCTTTCTCGCGCTCGGAAAACTGACCTGCCCACCCCGTCGCTCTTCAAAGTTGTGACTAAATTGTGCGTGTCCCTGTCTTGTGGCGTACAGGTCGGCTAGCGGAGCCCGCGGAGGTGGAGGCGATGCCGGCAGTAGGACCAACGCCACCAGTTCAAGCAGCAGCCGGCGCAAGCGGACCCCTACGCCACCCCGGCCGTGCAAGATTCACGTGGGTCGACTGACGCGTAACGTCACCCGTGACCACCTGCTGGAGATATTCGGATGCTACGGTGCGGTGAAAAGCGTCGAGCTCccgccggaccgtacccacagcCACCTCTCGCGTGGCTTTGCCTACATCGAGTTTGAGAACCCCGCCGATGCCGAGAAGGCCATGCGTCACATGGATGGAGGTTAGTACAGGGTCAAAGAGACACTAAAAGACTCTATTAGTTTAGACTGATGAAGTAGTCTCTGAAATCTGTCCAGGACGTGACGAACTGCAAAGCATTTCGTTCATATTTCGACCACACTTGCTCTACGAAGTTTTCTGAAACCTGGCTTGCCAAGCCTCTAGCCCCTTTAAACAATGTACTTCAGTATTGACCGATCAGAATACTACATATTATGAGGAATCGGTTGTAACGGCGTTTATTCTCGGGAGCAAACAAGCGCCACGGATCCGGTCAAGAAGCACACACCCAAAAAACTGTTAAGATTGTCAGCCAAAACAGCTGATGATGAATGACTGCTGCTCAGATAAGGATGAAGTGCATAATAGGCGCCTACAGTATATACTCTATACACGACCAAAATCTGTAACGTCACGATAATTGGTGTGGGATCTTCAAGGTGGCATCTGCATGCACATCATGCTTTTGTGTGTTTTCTCGCTTATTAACTGTCTCCGCGTGGCAAGCGTGGTGATTTTTGTATCATGAAAAAGTTCACTGCTCCTTTAAGCTGTGAAACATTCTATTTGCCTTTTTCTGGGCAAGATTTTTTTGATAAACTGAGAGAATCACGCGATAACACTAGTGCATCATGATAATCTAAAACAAGAAGAGTGTGCAAGAAAGCGAATGGATTTTATAAAGCCATCTGAACAAAAGTAATAGTTTGTTAAACATTCACGTGTCTGTCCATGTCAAGATTGGATTTCATTGCATGTGTCCAACATACCATAACTAGCACATACACagacactcaaacctcattacattgtgtgctcagatttgcgtgctcgttaaaaaaccccaggcggtcgaaatttccggagccctccactacggcgtctctcataatcatatggtggttttgggacgttaaaccctacatatcaatcaatcaaacctcattataacgaagttgcagcttagacgaaaataagtttgttatatccaaaaatttgttataaagcaATATTTCGAACTCTATTGTAAAACATTTCTTCATTTGCTTCGTTAAAGCAATATTTCGAACTCTATTGTAAAACATTTCTTCATTtgcttcgttataaccgatatttcattatatctggaTTCGTTATAAACTCAGCAAGTTTCGGCATGATTGCCAAGAATAGAAAATTCTTTAAATAAAGTATTGTTTTCTTCCAAAGTATTCATTTCTACTGCCAACATTCCAACCAAGTAAGCCTCTGTTGCCTACTTTTTACTCGTTCAAGCTTTCGTGTAGGCATTGTTTTCTTCCGAATCAAAGATTTCTACTGCCAACTTTCCAACTGAGTAAGCCTCTGTTTGTCTACTTTTTACTTGTTGAATCTTTCATGTAGACATTTTCGTTGCAACCCCCTCCCTCTGTAATGCTGAGCAGTGACATCtacgttttgtttttttccctctcaTCAAACAGGTCAGATTGACGGCCAGGAGGTAACAGCAGCATCAGTCCTGCTGCCACGGCCTGTGCCACCGCGACGGCCCAGTCCACCCATGCCCCCAAGACGACCCCCTGCACCGCCTCCTCATTGGCGGAGGTCACCTCCACCAAGGTCACGTCCACGGAGGTTAgcgtcatttttctttctttttttctttcctgcttagcctgGACCTAGCTTGCTCAGCTGCAAGGTGATGCTGGTGGTCAATCTGAAACCTGTAGCCGTAATGATCATAAGTCTTTCGAGGAACAAAAACTGCAGCTTTGAGCATTTAGGAACCGGACTACAACATCCACATATCATGCCGAAAGTTTGAAGGGCCTGTACACAGGGCCTTGAGCCTGTAGTGCCGTGGTCTTGCCACACACCTGTCATACATTCGTTCACTTTTCCAGCGCCTTGCACTGTGCACTGATGCCGTAATTGCTCGCGTCGTGTTATGCCGCCAATGCGGTTCGCGTCACACGCTGTGGACCAAAAAAGTTGTAGGTTCGGCTCCCTGTGATGGAACCTTTTCTTCTAGTTCTCTCTTTGCCGTCTCTTAGTATATAGtttacgtcatatccgtgacggattTACGTCAGTGGAGATGTGCTAGATCCTGGCATAAATATATGTCGTGTCACTCACCCCTTTTGGTAAACTAACCTCAATAACAGTGCTTGGGCGGCACATTGAACGCATTTTCCTTGCACGCAGGTCGCCTCCGCCCAGGGGACGTTCAGGCCGGTAAGTTTCTGCTCCCGTCCTTTACTGGTAGTTGTGCAGATTGTATCATGTGCACAAGTGTTGCACACCTCTGAATATAGATGGCAGCATGCCTCTGACACTGGCATTAGATCTCTGAGGCTGTGCTTTTGCTACCTGGATGTGCTGAAAACTGCACAGCTACATTGCTTTGCTTAGTTTTCAAATAAGGAATGAAAAGTGAGTACCTATGTAAAAACCCTCAGAATCCTGGACTGCACAACAGACAACACTGCCAGCTTTCAAAAAACATGCACTTTATCATGTTTGTTTTCTAATATATCTCTCGCGGTGTGTGTGCTCCCCGCCCTCCCCCACCCCAAAACATTCCAGGTGGAGGCTCAAGTGCTCTTGGTACCGCATTCCCCACCCCTCCCCCAAATTGACCCTCGCATTACAGTAAATACCGTGATTCAAGTTGTCTCAAAAGTGTAGTGATGCACACAATtcctctacatttttttttccttcttggaCACAATTTAATGTCGTGTCTCGCGTTATAGTAGAGTAAATAAGCTAGACGGAAAAAAATGTGCCATTTTAACAAGAGTGCCATTTACTCCGTAATGAGCAAAGGTGCCAAAATGAAATGCAAGTCCAATCATGCTAGAAATGATTGTTCCAATCAAGCAGCAATTCTGCTTTTAAGGAGTTTTTGTTCGCAGAGAATTTACTGCATCTGGTATGTAACTTTCAAGACTAAACCGCGTTGCACTGCCGTTTTTCACAGCTACCATGCAACTCCCATAAGCAGAAATCATCAGTCCGCTGACTCTGTTTCAGAAGTCCCCCGCCAAGCCGACACCGCTCTCCGAGACCGTCACGCCGTTCGCGGTCCCCTGTTGGCACGGGCGGAGGACCCAGGCGCCACGCACGCTCCAGTTCCAGCTCCTCACGTTGACCATCGCACCCGCCTCATCAAAAAACCCCGATACACCGGCACTATGTGCCATCAGTTTCACTGCATGCTCGGCACGTTTGGTGCTTCCAAAAAACACAGCTCAACATGCCTGTCTGGGACACACAATCGGTGCATTTCGTACTGCACGGGTGATGTCTACATCTAATAGCGCATCACGCCTAGCTGCGCATGTGGAAATTCGGACTACCTCGAAGCACGTGTTGTGAGCAGATGCCATTTGTGCAAATTAAAATGCACTGCTTTGGTGTTCTAGACTATAGTGTGTTAAGCTGTGCGCATACTGAACTACTTGTAGTCACCGTTTACAGCTGCCGACATTGTTAATTTGTACCGCTCTACATGTTGTTTTGAGTTCAATTGTGCTCCCCGTTCTCCAGATGTTTTTGTTGTACACTATCCTTTCTCATCTCATCAGTGCCACGGAACTTCACATTGGGAATATTGCATGTCTGCAGTGGTGCCAATAAAGGAAGTGCCGCAGCAGCGGCTTTTGCGCCTCCCGTGTTTGGGGAGTTTACCCCTCCTACACATACATATTCAGATCATCGACTCTACGTGTGATGCTGTTGGGATAAATGCATTAGTGGAAATTCAGTTTCTAGCTTTTACAAAAGCTAGCGCCATGTGAACCTCTGCACACTTGAAGAAGTCATTAAAAGGTTTTCACCATCTATATTGCTGCATTTTAACTTTTCTGTCGGACGTCGTACGGAATGCTGGCGAGAATGGTCCTTGAATATGAAAAATGTGCAAGAATCTACTCTTGGCAGCAGCACTACAGGTTCGTATGAAGCAAAAGTGACTTTGGTTGAAGTGAAAGAAGGTGTAGTAAATTCTGCCATCACGGAGTACTTCACTTTTACCGACCTTTGCGATAAGACATGtcgcacgcacaaaaaaaaaaagcttgctcgtGGAGTGATGTCGTACCTATGGGTTTAGATTTCAATGCCTTCTTCATTTTCCTGCATGAATGGCTGtatacacatctttttttttttgtttgtgcttgCAAGCTTGTCTTTCAATGTGCATTATTGATTGGCCTGAAGCTGTATTAGTTCATATTGCACACTAAGAGTAAGGATAGAAAAATTTGAAAGTGGCCATGCAAAGAGAAAAGAAGGCAGAGTTGTTTGTAATAATAGCTCTTCCCTTTGCAGTGTGGCAAGGGACACATATTGAACTATGTATTGGACAATACGAATTTTCACGCCGTGAAACAACCCGAATCTTTCTGCCGGCGGAGTTGCTGAATGCTTGGTTCGTGAAAAAATATCGCAGCGACGGGAAATTAAAGCTTTGGGTAAGGCAAAGTAAAGCAATGGAGTGCCATGCTAACCGTCTACAACACTAGTCGAATTGAGAGATGAGCAAATGCGTAACAGTGATCCCGATTTGCTAAGCCACGCCTATGATTGTGCAACTAGCCGAGGCTTGCTCTT from Rhipicephalus microplus isolate Deutch F79 chromosome 7, USDA_Rmic, whole genome shotgun sequence includes these protein-coding regions:
- the RnpS1 gene encoding RNA-binding protein S1 isoform X1, which produces MAASPKRVRPSDAKKDRSRERTKKSRTESTSSSRSSSAASSSGSSSSGSSSSGSSSSGSSRSSSSSSSSSSRSTSVSPRRRRNRVSRPAKPASSSAPTSASGARGGGGDAGSRTNATSSSSSRRKRTPTPPRPCKIHVGRLTRNVTRDHLLEIFGCYGAVKSVELPPDRTHSHLSRGFAYIEFENPADAEKAMRHMDGGQIDGQEVTAASVLLPRPVPPRRPSPPMPPRRPPAPPPHWRRSPPPRSRPRRSPPPRGRSGRSPPPSRHRSPRPSRRSRSPVGTGGGPRRHARSSSSSSR
- the RnpS1 gene encoding RNA-binding protein S1 isoform X3 gives rise to the protein MAASPKRVRPSDAKKDRSRERTKKSRTESTSSSRSSSAASSSGSSSSGSSSSGSSSSGSSRSSSSSSSSSSRSTSVSPRRRRNRVSRPAKPASSSAPTSASGARGGGGDAGSRTNATSSSSSRRKRTPTPPRPCKIHVGRLTRNVTRDHLLEIFGCYGAVKSVELPPDRTHSHLSRGFAYIEFENPADAEKAMRHMDGGQIDGQEVTAASVLLPRPVPPRRPSPPMPPRRPPAPPPHWRRSPPPRSRPRRSPPPRGRSGRPPPSRHRSPRPSRRSRSPVGTGGGPRRHARSSSSSSR
- the RnpS1 gene encoding RNA-binding protein S1 isoform X4; its protein translation is MAASPKRVRPSDAKKDRSRERTKKSRTESTSSSRSSSAASSSGSSSSGSSSSGSSSSGSSRSSSSSSSSSSRSTSVSPRRRRNRVSRSASGARGGGGDAGSRTNATSSSSSRRKRTPTPPRPCKIHVGRLTRNVTRDHLLEIFGCYGAVKSVELPPDRTHSHLSRGFAYIEFENPADAEKAMRHMDGGQIDGQEVTAASVLLPRPVPPRRPSPPMPPRRPPAPPPHWRRSPPPRSRPRRSPPPRGRSGRSPPPSRHRSPRPSRRSRSPVGTGGGPRRHARSSSSSSR
- the RnpS1 gene encoding RNA-binding protein S1 isoform X2, producing MAASPKRVRPSDAKKDRSRERTKKSRTESTSSSRSSSAASSGSSSSGSSSSGSSSSGSSRSSSSSSSSSSRSTSVSPRRRRNRVSRPAKPASSSAPTSASGARGGGGDAGSRTNATSSSSSRRKRTPTPPRPCKIHVGRLTRNVTRDHLLEIFGCYGAVKSVELPPDRTHSHLSRGFAYIEFENPADAEKAMRHMDGGQIDGQEVTAASVLLPRPVPPRRPSPPMPPRRPPAPPPHWRRSPPPRSRPRRSPPPRGRSGRSPPPSRHRSPRPSRRSRSPVGTGGGPRRHARSSSSSSR
- the RnpS1 gene encoding RNA-binding protein S1 isoform X5, translated to MAASPKRVRPSDAKKDRSRERTKKSRTESTSSSRSSSAASSGSSSSGSSSSGSSSSGSSRSSSSSSSSSSRSTSVSPRRRRNRVSRSASGARGGGGDAGSRTNATSSSSSRRKRTPTPPRPCKIHVGRLTRNVTRDHLLEIFGCYGAVKSVELPPDRTHSHLSRGFAYIEFENPADAEKAMRHMDGGQIDGQEVTAASVLLPRPVPPRRPSPPMPPRRPPAPPPHWRRSPPPRSRPRRSPPPRGRSGRSPPPSRHRSPRPSRRSRSPVGTGGGPRRHARSSSSSSR